In bacterium, the sequence CTTGTGGTCGAGCGGGAAGATGTACTTCTCCGAGAAGCTCATCTCGTGGTGACCGTGATCTCTGTGGTCTCCCGCGTGGTGTCCGTTCTCTTCGACGGGAATCGACTCGGCCATGTCTCGTTCTCCTGCTTCCGCCCCGGCTCGGAACGCTGCTCGGGTCGGGAGTTGGGCGGCGGCGCCGCCTCTTCAAGATTCGTGCTGTCTGCTTTCGATCGCGTTTCGGTCTGACTCGTCGCCGTGCGCCCGCAGGCGACACGCGGTGTTCATGCCCTTCGCCGAGAATCCGCAGGTGACCGGCTCGTCGTCCTGCGCGTCGCCGAAGTCCCTCCGGCGACTAGTTGCCGGCGAGCTCGATCGATTTGGATTCGCCCATTGCGCGCGCCAGAGCCGCGGCGGATTCGCGTTCGACCCACGCGGAATAGGCCTCGGGACTCGAGATGTGGATCCGCGCCGGCATCAGCCCATGCCCGATGCCGCAGATCTCCGCGCACTGGATGTCGTACTCGCCGGTCACCGTCGGCTCGAACCAGCCGGTGATCACGCGACCGGGGATCGCGTCCTGCTTCAGCCGGAAGACGGGCACCGAGAAGTTGTGCAGCACGTCGAGCGCTTCGAGCTTGTAGTGATAGAGGGTGCCGGTCGAGACGTGGAGCTCGTTCACCTTCGTGATGTCGTCGGCGGTGCCCATCGTGTTGTCCGCGCCGGGGTGGACGAAGGTCCAGGCCCACTGCTGGGCGATCACGCGAACCTCGGACTCCATCTCGGGTAGATCCTGCTTCACGTCGTACCAGACGTTGATCGCCATCACGACGATGATCAGGTCGAAGGTGAGAATCGGGAAGTGGGCCCGATGGATCCACTTCATGTACCTGTGCTCGGTCCCGGTGATGTACAGCGCCTTGACCCCGTCCTTCGCCTTGAACTTCAGGATGAAGGAGAAGAAGAGGAAACAGGCGATGGTGAACGGAATCATGACCAGGACGGTGATGACGTCGAAGAGTCGATCGATGTCACCCGCGTAGGTCGAGGCCGCGGCCGGGAGCAGTGAGTCGAGAATCATTGGGCTGCCTACCTGGTTGGTGCAGATTCCTCGGGGCGTCTCCTGCGAGACGTCCTAGAGGATGAAGATGAAGACGATCGCGATGAAGCCGAGCACGCCGGCGATTCCGAGAAGGAAGAGGCGATCGGCGAGGTCCGCCGCGTTGGGCGGCGTCGGCTCGATGTGGTTGTCGTCGTCGGACATGGTCTGGGCTCCGTTCGGAGGGGGATGATCTTCGCTTCGGCCTGACGCCGAGCGCTA encodes:
- a CDS encoding cytochrome C oxidase subunit II; its protein translation is MILDSLLPAAASTYAGDIDRLFDVITVLVMIPFTIACFLFFSFILKFKAKDGVKALYITGTEHRYMKWIHRAHFPILTFDLIIVVMAINVWYDVKQDLPEMESEVRVIAQQWAWTFVHPGADNTMGTADDITKVNELHVSTGTLYHYKLEALDVLHNFSVPVFRLKQDAIPGRVITGWFEPTVTGEYDIQCAEICGIGHGLMPARIHISSPEAYSAWVERESAAALARAMGESKSIELAGN